One Triticum dicoccoides isolate Atlit2015 ecotype Zavitan chromosome 5B, WEW_v2.0, whole genome shotgun sequence genomic window carries:
- the LOC119312561 gene encoding Bowman-Birk type proteinase inhibitor PVI-3(2)-like, whose translation MGRRRSLAPLLLIFGVLAVVLAALAPVAESSSSHHHHHGHGHHSRVQSRGHGGEGEQSSSAAAAAKARGSAWPCCDSCGGCTKSDTPQCRCMDAAPGGCHPACRDCVRSALAVHPAVYQCMDRVPNFCQRRCSAIAAH comes from the exons atgggaagaagaagaagcctggcgCCGCTGCTGCTGATCTTTGGCGTCCTCGCCGTCGTGCTCGCGGCTCTTGCGCCCGTCGCCGAATCCAGCagcagccaccaccaccaccacggccatGGCCATCACTCCCGTGTCCAAAGCAGAG GGCACGGAGGAGAGGGGGAGCAAtcgtcctcggcggcggcggcggcgaaggcgagGGGGAGCGCGTGGCCGTGCTGCGACAGCTGCGGCGGGTGCACCAAGTCGGACACGCCGCAGTGCCGGTGCATGGACGCGGCGCCCGGCGGGTGCCACCCGGCGTGCCGGGACTGCGTCAGGTCCGCCCTCGCCGTGCACCCGGCCGTGTACCAGTGCATGGACCGCGTCCCCAACTTCTGCCAGCGGCGCTGCAGCGCCATCGCCGCCCACTGA
- the LOC119312562 gene encoding NDR1/HIN1-like protein 1 — MSKDRHEHHLRRCCGGLAACLLFLVVAVAVTALVVYLALRPAKPSFYLQDLQLRSVSLGDPSLSATAQVTLASRNPNDRVGVLYRRLDVFVTYRDEPVTVPVSLPPAYQGHRDVTIWSPVLSGESVPVAGFVADAMKQDIAAGYVALQVKVDGRVRWKVGSWVSGSYHLFVSCPAVLAAGPGGVPPGAGGPNGTAGRAVASLKFTQPTGCTVGT; from the coding sequence ATGAGCAAGGACAGGCACGAGCACCACCTGCGGCGCTGCTGCGGCGGCCTCGCGGCGTGCCTCCTGTTCCTGGTCGTCGCCGTCGCGGTCACCGCGCTCGTCGTCTACCTCGCGCTCCGCCCCGCCAAGCCCTCCTTCTACCTGCAGGACCTGCAGCTCCGCTCCGTCAGCCTCGGGGACCCGTCCCTGTCCGCCACCGCTCAGGTCACGCTCGCCTCCCGCAACCCCAACGACCGCGTCGGCGTGCTCTACCGGCGCCTCGACGTCTTCGTCACCTACCGCGACGAGCCCGTGACCGTGCCGGTGTCCTTGCCGCCCGCGTACCAGGGCCACCGGGACGTCACCATCTGGTCCCCCGTGCTGTCCGGTGAGTCCGTGCCGGTGGCCGGGTTCGTCGCCGACGCCATGAAGCAGGACATCGCCGCCGGGTACGTGGCGCTGCAGGTCAAGGTCGACGGCCGCGTCCGGTGGAAGGTCGGCAGCTGGGTCTCCGGCAGCTACCACCTCTTCGTCAGCTGCCCTGCCGTGCTTGCCGCCGGCCCCGGCGGTGTCCCGCCCGGCGCTGGTGGCCCCAACGGCACCGCCGGCCGAGCCGTCGCGTCGCTGAAGTTCACGCAGCCCACAGGGTGCACCGTCGGCACCTGA